From Vigna radiata var. radiata cultivar VC1973A unplaced genomic scaffold, Vradiata_ver6 scaffold_153, whole genome shotgun sequence:
ATGATTTATTGCATTCTGTGAAGGGTAGGGAAAAAGGGGAAATAGAAAATGTATGTGGCTGTTGAGATTATGTAGTCATATCATATCATTGGTTTCTCTGTATGACAGCTCACCCTCCAACCAACCCTCTACACAGTAACAAAATAGCCTTAATTATGGTTTCCTTTCCTTGCATATCTGAATTTCAAGTTGATGCACCTCTTGTCACCGATGGGACGTTTAAGCTTGTCAGTGTTacctttttgtaatttttcttttgttctgaATGTGTTTGTGTTAGCATTTAAGTAGGCATCTTCCTTTGGTATACCTATTCAACTATATCAAAGCCAATCCAAAAGTCTGCAGAGAAAAAAGGACTCTGTTCTTTATGCAGAAAATAGATTCATACTGTTAGTTCAATCAcaaatcattatattatatatatagagtgATAAGTTTATTATCTTCTGTAACAACTACCTAATAATTTCTCGGATAACATTCATGTAGTAATTAGCATCATATCATTAGATGTGTTTGTTGAGTGCAATGAACATGAGTACTTTGGCAAACGAGATTTTCCATACGTTTGACTTTGTCGTGCATTGTAAATGATGAGCtgccaaaaacaaaaatggtaaCTTGTTGCCCACAGCTAGCGGGAGGAATTTAGAGGTATCAGAAGATACTGCTAATACACCACCCAGCAAGCAGGAAGATACTCCTACTCCtactcctcctcctccttcttcttcttctagtgAGGAGGTGCAGAACACAACTCCAATTTCTGAGCGTCGAAAGGCCTTGTTTGAACCATTAGAACCTATAAAGAATGTTAATGGCCGACGACCCTCGGCTGAGTCTTTACTTCCTCCCCCTGACTTTGAATCTGCAAACTATCCTAAGGGCTGGTTGATTGGAAAGAAACGAAAGCTTGTCAATGTAGATGTTGTTGAAAGCATGCGAAGGATTGCCATCCAAGAAATGAACAGAAAGGTTCAAAGTTTCTTCAGCTCCCTTAATTTCCAAGCCAAGACACAATTATTAACACTCAAGCCACTTGCTCACTTTCtgctattgttgttgttgttacaGGACAGGGAAATTGATGGACTAAATGAACAACTGGAGGAGGACTCACGTTGCTTGGAGCACTTGCAACTTCAGCTTGTGGATGAACGAAGCAAACGTGCTCGAGTTGAACGAGAGAATGCGATGCTTCAAGAACAAGTGAACATGCTGATGAACATGTTACAAGAGGCAGAACAAATGGGAGAGGAAGGCCAGGATGAACCTTGAAGTTTACCATAGTACATTATGTGTGCTTGTGTGTGTCAAATTCTTTTTGTAGGTTTTTTTCGTCATGGTGTCTATGCAGTTATTAGAGTGCATATAGTAATATTTGGGGGCAAATAGATCAAATCGCAATGAGCAAACTATTCGTTTatctcaaaaaagaaaaaattgtaaatctTTGTAGTGACTGTGTGGTTGTTAATTTATATCTTGTTACtcttttaaactataaaaaagcattgtaatttattgtaatttatatacttGCCTAGTTCATAAAGTGGCTTAGTTAAATAAAGATCTCAGTTCAATAAAGATCAGTGATTACTTTTTTCATCTGCGAGCATGTTACCATCAACATTTTACGCTACAATTTATCAACAAAACCAACAAGGTGGCGACGAATTTTGTTACACGCGTAATTTCCACATATTCTATTTtgtacttcttctttttttttagctGAAAATACCATGATGTGCCGTCATCTGTCAGGATTCATCATCAATGTAAATTTCTGAATCCATGCAAAATACAGCAGATACAATATTCACACGgttgaaaactatatatataatatagctTTTGGGTTTCTTGCAACTAGCAAGTTCAGGTAGATTGTAATTATCTAACTTTATGAACAGAATCCTCAGACATGTGAAACAAAAACTGAGGCAGAGATGCGATCCTTGGAAGATTGAGAAGCAAATCGCCAGATGATTCCTTTCTGGACATGCCAGTCCCCCCCTGCTTGCAAGAAGCATCATCAGGTTGACTTTCCAAATCAGCTACTTTAGCTTTGCCTGGGGACAATTGAGTGGAGTTGGAGTTGCTCACACCAACTTTTCCACTGTCATCTGCATCAAGACCATTGGCATTTCTGGTCATTGTGTTTGAGTCTTCTGCTGCTGCAGTATCCTTCTGCAGGAGACAGTACAGTGAGTTCACCCTAGACAGAACATCTGCATCTCTCGGACCATTACCATTTCTAGTCATTGTGTCCTCTGCACACTGCAGAAGAGAGTATAGTGAATTCACCCTTGACATCACATTTGCATCTCTCAAACCATTGCCATTTTTGGCCATTGTGTTCGCGTCTTCTGCTGTAGAAGGGTCCTTCTGCAGAAGACAATACAGTGAGTTCACCCTTGACATCACACGCTGTTCATCAGAGGTAGTTGCATGTTGAGAGTCATTGAACAAGTATTGAGTAAATTCTTCCAGAATAGATCTGCTATACTGGCCATCACCAGCAAAATTGGGATTGTCAGATCCCATCTGTTCTGAAATGCAATGTCCAATGTGGCTTACCAAATCGTCCATTGACATCGAGGGGTGAAGTCCAGGCAATTTGATCTGATCCAAATTACTAAGAAACTTCAAAGTTTCAGCTCCTCTACTCCTGAAATCCTTCATTGCATGGATGTTCATCACTGCACATGATACAAACggcattaatataatatttgcaTGATGATAACATGAGGCATGCagaatgaatataaaatatgattcaCAGTTTACTAACACGTACCATATTCTTTATATCATTATAGTACTACATATTCTTTATATCATTATAGTACTACATATGATAGGGAGGGGGCtgaacataatattaaaaagagaCGTATGTTATAGCATAAAATATAACTcagatatttttgtttgtgtagTGTTGAGATAAATGTAGCCATTAAGTAGTCTACACTTTGtgaattttttactttttaccaTGAGAAAAACCCTATAAGTTTGTACCCGCATTGATAAGGGTAACATATATATGGTGTAAGTTTAATGGATAGCACAGgataaacaaaaaagttaatttacCATTATACTGAATTGAAATGGTATTAAAAATTTGAGCAGCAATTACCTGGGCTAGGTGAGGTAATTTCTTGGGAAACATTTTCCACAGCTTTACCAAGATTAGGTTCACTTTTTGAGGAAGACGATTGAACTGCAGATCCTGACTCTACATCCTGCAGTGCAAAAATCCCACCTCTCTCCTCGCTTTTTCTATCAAAACCATCACTTGTTTCAATGTGATCGTGAATTGAACTTGTTCCGGGATCAAAATATGGAGAATCCAACACCAAATCCGGCTGCTGGCTCAGACAGTTGAGACGTGGATCACACTGAATGAGCTTCTCAAAATGCTTGCCTAGCAATCCTTGTGGACACTGCAGGAAATGTCTCCTGTAACAATAAAGAGAATTGCATCGCCATCACCGAGGAGTCAACGTAACAAACCGCCAAAAGAAGaccaaatacaaaatataaccGTACCTGTTCAGGCTGGCTTGTCCACCAGTAAAGTCTGATGTTGCCT
This genomic window contains:
- the LOC106752646 gene encoding uncharacterized protein LOC106752646 isoform X1; amino-acid sequence: MVQLMRSDTDNQCLKKVKMEVQDEIPPLHTHKRPKLETPPKCDSSDDSLSIPPTSYNPLDEPSPLGLRLKKSPSLLDLIQMRLSQQEESKKKDYKVSAASAAADSKLKASNFPGTILKIGTWEYKSRYEGDLVAKCYFAKHKLVWEVLDGCLKNKIEIPWSDIMALKANYPEDGPGTLEVVLARRPLFFREINPQPRKHTLWQATSDFTGGQASLNRRHFLQCPQGLLGKHFEKLIQCDPRLNCLSQQPDLVLDSPYFDPGTSSIHDHIETSDGFDRKSEERGGIFALQDVESGSAVQSSSSKSEPNLGKAVENVSQEITSPSPVMNIHAMKDFRSRGAETLKFLSNLDQIKLPGLHPSMSMDDLVSHIGHCISEQMGSDNPNFAGDGQYSRSILEEFTQYLFNDSQHATTSDEQRVMSRVNSLYCLLQKDPSTAEDANTMAKNGNGLRDANVMSRVNSLYSLLQCAEDTMTRNGNGPRDADVLSRVNSLYCLLQKDTAAAEDSNTMTRNANGLDADDSGKVGVSNSNSTQLSPGKAKVADLESQPDDASCKQGGTGMSRKESSGDLLLNLPRIASLPQFLFHMSEDSVHKVR
- the LOC106752646 gene encoding uncharacterized protein LOC106752646 isoform X2, whose protein sequence is MVQLMRSDTDNQCLKKVKMEVQDEIPPLHTHKRPKLETPPKCDSSDDSLSIPPTSYNPLDEPSPLGLRLKKSPSLLDLIQMRLSQQEESKKKDYKVSAASAAADSKLKASNFPGTILKIGTWEYKSRYEGDLVAKCYFAKHKLVWEVLDGCLKNKIEIPWSDIMALKANYPEDGPGTLEVVLARRPLFFREINPQPRKHTLWQATSDFTGGQASLNRRHFLQCPQGLLGKHFEKLIQCDPRLNCLSQQPDLVLDSPYFDPGTSSIHDHIETSDGFDRKSEERGGIFALQDVESGSAVQSSSSKSEPNLGKAVENVSQEITSPSPVMNIHAMKDFRSRGAETLKFLSNLDQIKLPGLHPSMSMDDLRVMSRVNSLYCLLQKDPSTAEDANTMAKNGNGLRDANVMSRVNSLYSLLQCAEDTMTRNGNGPRDADVLSRVNSLYCLLQKDTAAAEDSNTMTRNANGLDADDSGKVGVSNSNSTQLSPGKAKVADLESQPDDASCKQGGTGMSRKESSGDLLLNLPRIASLPQFLFHMSEDSVHKVR
- the LOC106752648 gene encoding uncharacterized protein LOC106752648 isoform X2; this encodes MENMKMAIDDALNAFSPVSTTTIYWKSRRRSASGRNLEVSEDTANTPPSKQEDTPTPTPPPPSSSSSEEVQNTTPISERRKALFEPLEPIKNVNGRRPSAESLLPPPDFESANYPKGWLIGKKRKLVNVDVVESMRRIAIQEMNRKDREIDGLNEQLEEDSRCLEHLQLQLVDERSKRARVERENAMLQEQVNMLMNMLQEAEQMGEEGQDEP
- the LOC106752646 gene encoding uncharacterized protein LOC106752646 isoform X3, whose translation is MVQLMRSDTDNQCLKKVKMEVQDEIPPLHTHKRPKLETPPKCDSSDDSLSIPPTSYNPLDEPSPLGLRLKKSPSLLDLIQMRLSQQEESKKKDYKVSAASAAADSKLKASNFPGTILKIGTWEYKSRYEGDLVAKCYFAKHKLVWEVLDGCLKNKIEIPWSDIMALKANYPEDGPGTLEVVLARRPLFFREINPQPRKHTLWQATSDFTGGQASLNRRHFLQCPQGLLGKHFEKLIQCDPRLNCLSQQPDLVLDSPYFDPGTSSIHDHIETSDGFDRKSEERGGIFALQDVESGSAVQSSSSKSEPNLGKAVENVSQEITSPSPVMNIHAMKDFRSRGAETLKFLSNLDQIKLPGLHPSMSMDDLKDPSTAEDANTMAKNGNGLRDANVMSRVNSLYSLLQCAEDTMTRNGNGPRDADVLSRVNSLYCLLQKDTAAAEDSNTMTRNANGLDADDSGKVGVSNSNSTQLSPGKAKVADLESQPDDASCKQGGTGMSRKESSGDLLLNLPRIASLPQFLFHMSEDSVHKVR
- the LOC106752648 gene encoding uncharacterized protein LOC106752648 isoform X1 → MENMKMAIDDALNAFSPVSTTTIYWKSRRRSAAKNKNGNLLPTASGRNLEVSEDTANTPPSKQEDTPTPTPPPPSSSSSEEVQNTTPISERRKALFEPLEPIKNVNGRRPSAESLLPPPDFESANYPKGWLIGKKRKLVNVDVVESMRRIAIQEMNRKDREIDGLNEQLEEDSRCLEHLQLQLVDERSKRARVERENAMLQEQVNMLMNMLQEAEQMGEEGQDEP